In Brevibacillus brevis NBRC 100599, a single genomic region encodes these proteins:
- a CDS encoding DeoR/GlpR family DNA-binding transcription regulator codes for MSLFGEERKQIILQLINSNGKVRTNELVKKLQVSSESIRRYLEELEAEKKLKRVYGGAVKLTVERFEPSHIAREVLRAEEKKRIGRLAADLVQDSDTIVIDEGTTTLKMINFLVTKKDLTILTSSITALNRLIEYQNNGMLAADIYFLGGKVSAKHHRVSGTYAEKMMKQFYVDKAFIAADGILLHKGLTCYEPDRTELARCFIENANESIVLADHSKIGVSTLCKIADLGEVDIVISDMAAPAEWNKELQAKNVAWMVAEE; via the coding sequence GTGTCGTTGTTCGGGGAAGAGCGTAAGCAAATCATTTTGCAGTTGATCAATTCCAATGGCAAGGTGCGGACCAATGAACTGGTAAAAAAGCTGCAAGTCTCGTCTGAGTCGATCCGCAGGTATTTGGAAGAGCTGGAAGCGGAGAAAAAGCTGAAGCGGGTTTATGGCGGGGCAGTAAAGCTGACAGTGGAGCGCTTTGAGCCTTCTCATATTGCTCGTGAAGTCTTGCGAGCGGAAGAAAAGAAACGGATTGGACGGTTGGCAGCAGACTTGGTGCAAGACAGCGATACCATTGTCATCGATGAAGGAACAACGACTCTGAAAATGATCAACTTTCTCGTGACGAAAAAAGATTTGACGATCCTCACTAGCTCGATCACGGCGCTGAATCGATTAATCGAGTACCAAAACAATGGAATGCTTGCGGCAGACATTTACTTCCTGGGTGGAAAAGTGAGTGCCAAGCATCATCGGGTAAGCGGGACCTATGCAGAGAAGATGATGAAACAATTTTATGTAGACAAGGCGTTTATCGCGGCAGACGGCATCTTGCTCCATAAAGGCTTGACCTGCTATGAGCCGGATCGAACGGAACTCGCCCGTTGTTTCATCGAAAATGCTAATGAAAGCATTGTGCTAGCGGACCACTCCAAGATCGGGGTCAGCACATTGTGCAAGATCGCAGACTTGGGAGAGGTCGATATCGTGATCAGCGATATGGCAGCACCAGCAGAATGGAATAAAGAACTCCAAGCAAAAAATGTAGCATGGATGGTAGCAGAGGAGTAG
- a CDS encoding saccharopine dehydrogenase family protein: protein MKVFCLGGAGNICREAVLDLVMHSDFEQITIGDFHEEEGRKVVEWLNDPRVDFVPVNVRDHADTVQKMRGYDIVMDGTTITLNGLSTAAIAEAGCHGINLNGFGEENASDAIFRDHGKTCLPGFGMTPGLTQMMAMHAANQLDEVDEVRVSHGSFRPIAFSKSITETTTYEYDPDLPGRVVYENGEFIQVPPFARPREIKLPEPYGKTIQYIIPHAETKTLAQALSPKGVKLIEVRGTWPKQNMELVKALYDYGFLRNDPITVGETKVGILDCISQYLYNSREGKETELYGYSLHVEVTGTKDGRKVGHVLYHTHPASDGSVADWAGLRAYTRNVGIPLAIATEQIAKGNVKATGVITPEEAFDPAVIFHELAKRQIYIHGEKIEMT, encoded by the coding sequence ATGAAGGTGTTTTGCTTGGGTGGAGCGGGAAATATTTGTCGAGAAGCCGTGCTCGATCTCGTGATGCATTCAGATTTTGAGCAGATCACGATCGGCGATTTTCATGAAGAGGAAGGTCGCAAAGTAGTCGAGTGGCTGAACGACCCACGCGTAGATTTTGTTCCGGTAAATGTACGCGATCATGCGGATACGGTCCAAAAAATGCGAGGTTACGACATCGTTATGGACGGAACCACGATCACACTGAACGGTCTGTCTACTGCTGCGATTGCGGAAGCTGGCTGCCATGGCATCAATTTGAACGGTTTTGGGGAAGAAAACGCATCAGACGCGATCTTCCGCGATCATGGGAAGACCTGCCTGCCAGGCTTTGGCATGACACCTGGACTGACCCAAATGATGGCGATGCATGCAGCAAACCAGCTCGATGAGGTCGACGAAGTCCGCGTCAGCCACGGTTCCTTTCGCCCGATTGCCTTTTCCAAATCGATCACAGAGACGACGACCTATGAGTATGATCCAGACTTGCCAGGGCGCGTCGTCTATGAAAATGGGGAATTTATTCAAGTCCCGCCATTTGCCCGCCCACGCGAAATAAAGCTTCCCGAGCCATATGGAAAAACAATTCAGTACATCATTCCTCATGCAGAAACGAAGACGCTGGCACAGGCTTTGTCTCCAAAAGGGGTAAAGCTGATCGAGGTGCGCGGAACATGGCCGAAGCAAAACATGGAGCTGGTCAAAGCCCTCTATGATTATGGCTTTTTACGCAACGACCCCATCACAGTAGGGGAAACAAAGGTGGGAATCCTTGATTGTATCTCCCAATACCTCTACAATTCTAGAGAGGGAAAAGAAACGGAATTATACGGGTATTCGCTTCATGTCGAGGTAACAGGTACCAAGGACGGTCGCAAAGTTGGACATGTCCTGTACCATACACATCCGGCATCTGACGGCTCTGTAGCTGACTGGGCTGGGCTGCGCGCCTATACCCGCAACGTAGGAATCCCACTAGCGATTGCGACTGAGCAGATCGCAAAAGGAAACGTAAAAGCTACTGGTGTCATCACACCAGAAGAAGCATTTGATCCGGCTGTGATTTTTCACGAGCTGGCAAAACGTCAGATTTACATCCATGGAGAGAAAATCGAAATGACGTAA
- the phnW gene encoding 2-aminoethylphosphonate--pyruvate transaminase — protein MNQTRPTDNPYLLLTPGPLTTSPTVREAMLRDWCTWDRDYNELVQAIRQKLVRLATSQVEDYTSVLIQGSGSFCVEAVVSSAIPADGKLLVLTNGAYGDRIVEMAQIHGIPTEVIDFGEVTKADAEALEQKLAADATITHVAVVHSETTTGMLNPIKEIGEVAKKYGKVYIVDAMSSFGGIPMDAAELSIDFLISSANKCIQGVPGFGFVIAKTSALIKCKGIARTLSLDLYSQWKTMEEQNGKWRYTSPTHVVRAFYQALIELEAEGGVEKRYERYQRNQQLLAEGMERIGFRILLPKESQSPFITSFYYPESEAFTFAQLYERLKQAGFVIYPGKISQADTFRIGNIGEVYPEDIERLITAMENNRFWLE, from the coding sequence ATGAATCAGACAAGACCAACCGATAATCCGTACTTGTTGCTCACCCCCGGGCCATTGACCACTTCCCCAACCGTACGCGAGGCGATGCTGCGGGACTGGTGCACGTGGGATCGTGATTACAATGAACTGGTACAGGCAATCCGCCAAAAGCTCGTCCGATTGGCAACTTCGCAGGTAGAGGATTATACGAGCGTTTTGATACAAGGTAGCGGGTCCTTTTGTGTGGAAGCGGTGGTGAGCAGTGCGATTCCCGCAGACGGCAAGCTGCTCGTCCTGACGAATGGTGCATACGGGGATCGGATCGTGGAAATGGCACAAATTCATGGAATCCCGACGGAGGTCATTGATTTTGGCGAAGTGACAAAAGCCGATGCAGAGGCATTGGAGCAGAAACTAGCGGCGGATGCAACGATCACGCATGTGGCTGTCGTGCATTCAGAAACGACAACAGGCATGCTCAATCCCATCAAAGAAATCGGTGAAGTCGCTAAGAAGTACGGAAAAGTCTATATCGTAGATGCGATGAGCAGCTTCGGTGGCATTCCAATGGATGCAGCAGAGCTCTCCATCGACTTCCTGATCTCAAGCGCGAACAAATGCATCCAAGGCGTGCCTGGCTTCGGCTTTGTCATTGCCAAAACGTCTGCGCTCATCAAATGCAAAGGGATCGCTCGTACATTGTCCCTCGATTTGTACAGCCAGTGGAAGACGATGGAGGAGCAAAACGGAAAGTGGCGCTATACTTCTCCGACTCATGTCGTGCGAGCCTTTTACCAGGCACTGATAGAGCTTGAGGCAGAGGGCGGAGTGGAAAAACGGTACGAGCGTTACCAGCGAAATCAGCAGCTACTCGCAGAAGGCATGGAGCGCATCGGTTTTCGCATCCTGTTGCCAAAAGAATCGCAATCGCCCTTCATCACTTCCTTTTATTATCCCGAAAGTGAGGCATTCACCTTCGCACAGCTGTATGAGCGGCTAAAGCAGGCAGGCTTCGTCATCTATCCGGGCAAAATCTCGCAAGCGGACACGTTTCGGATTGGTAATATCGGAGAGGTTTATCCAGAGGATATCGAGAGATTAATCACCGCAATGGAAAACAATCGTTTCTGGTTGGAGTAA
- the phnX gene encoding phosphonoacetaldehyde hydrolase: protein MKAVVFDWAGTMVDYGCFAPLAVFLQVFKKRGIELTAAEAREPMGMLKRDHIQALCKMERVAALWQERYGRLPNEADVDELYADFEPMLMATLHEYATPVPGAIELVGRLREQGFKIGSTTGYTREMMNVVAASAKQQGYEPDVLITPSEVPAGRPYPWMCYQNAILLDVYPMNEIVKVGDTTSDMKEGRNAGMWTVGVLKGGSELGLSLEEVTSMPQEELDKKLAIATERLMAAGAHYVIEEIGCLDEVLKKIEMRHAEGERP, encoded by the coding sequence ATGAAAGCAGTAGTATTTGATTGGGCAGGAACGATGGTAGATTACGGATGTTTCGCTCCTTTAGCTGTCTTTTTACAGGTGTTCAAAAAACGGGGGATCGAGCTGACAGCAGCAGAAGCGCGCGAACCGATGGGGATGCTCAAGCGCGATCATATCCAGGCGCTTTGCAAAATGGAGCGGGTAGCAGCGTTATGGCAAGAGCGTTACGGTCGACTTCCGAATGAAGCGGATGTGGACGAATTGTACGCTGACTTCGAACCGATGCTGATGGCTACGCTGCACGAATATGCCACTCCTGTTCCGGGAGCAATTGAATTGGTAGGACGTCTGCGTGAGCAGGGCTTCAAAATCGGCTCGACCACAGGCTACACAAGAGAAATGATGAATGTGGTAGCAGCATCGGCTAAACAACAGGGCTACGAGCCGGACGTACTGATCACCCCAAGTGAAGTGCCTGCAGGACGTCCATATCCATGGATGTGCTATCAAAATGCGATCCTTCTGGACGTATATCCAATGAACGAGATAGTCAAGGTCGGTGATACGACGAGCGATATGAAAGAAGGCAGAAACGCCGGAATGTGGACCGTTGGCGTTCTGAAGGGTGGAAGCGAGCTCGGTCTGTCCTTGGAGGAAGTGACGAGCATGCCACAGGAAGAGCTGGATAAAAAACTGGCTATCGCAACAGAACGACTGATGGCAGCGGGTGCGCACTACGTGATCGAGGAGATCGGATGCTTGGATGAGGTGCTGAAAAAGATCGAGATGCGTCATGCAGAAGGAGAGAGACCATGA
- a CDS encoding putative 2-aminoethylphosphonate ABC transporter permease subunit, translating into MKEMTSIFDGKALQKWLIGLVVLGLSASVLLPLGQLFSKAFYNKNGQFIGLDNFVTYFSTPALAGSLNNTLYISGMTTLIAVTLAFLFAYALTRSGIRGKRVFRAIALLPLFAPTMMHGIALTYLFGNQGLVTTGIFGLLPFQWDIDLYGPVGVILAEIVYVFPQAYLILAVSLAFADYQLYEAADTLGANHLRKFFVVTIPSVKYGIVSACFVCFTLSFTDFGAPKVVGGQFSVLATDVYKQVIGQQNMTMGATVGLLLIIPALVAFVVDRIVERKQHAAVTAKSKPYRIKENRLRDTFYFILCLSVSGFLLLLMAAVVLASFIKVWPYNLTFGLDHYDFSNVAGEGIEPLWNSILVALLTAVIGTAVTFITAYTIEKSQVWKGLRQAGYFLSILPLALPGMVIGLAYIFFFNNPANPFHGMYGTIWILILANVIHFFAVGFITATSALKKLDPEFEQAAESMGIPQTKLLWRVTIPVCMPAIVEMAVYFFINSMVTISAVVFLYAADFKLASVSIVNMDDAGDVAPAAAMSVLIVFLNILARAGAEWIASKLRKRTTGSYQEKGQVA; encoded by the coding sequence ATGAAGGAAATGACATCGATCTTCGATGGAAAAGCCCTGCAAAAGTGGCTCATCGGCCTTGTCGTTCTTGGATTGTCAGCGAGTGTCCTGTTGCCACTTGGCCAGCTGTTTTCCAAAGCATTCTATAACAAGAACGGTCAGTTCATCGGCCTGGACAATTTCGTTACGTATTTTTCCACCCCAGCACTGGCAGGGTCGCTGAATAACACCTTGTATATTTCTGGGATGACCACGCTGATTGCAGTCACACTCGCTTTTTTGTTCGCGTATGCCTTGACGCGCAGCGGGATTCGCGGAAAACGAGTCTTTCGGGCGATCGCGCTGCTGCCACTGTTTGCGCCCACGATGATGCACGGAATCGCCCTGACCTACCTTTTTGGGAATCAAGGGCTGGTGACGACAGGGATCTTTGGATTACTCCCGTTTCAATGGGACATCGATCTGTACGGCCCAGTGGGAGTTATCTTAGCGGAGATCGTCTATGTTTTCCCACAAGCGTATTTGATTCTCGCAGTTTCCCTAGCTTTTGCCGACTATCAATTGTACGAAGCGGCGGATACGCTCGGAGCGAACCATTTGCGCAAGTTTTTTGTAGTGACGATTCCCAGCGTGAAATACGGTATCGTCAGCGCCTGCTTTGTTTGTTTTACTCTCTCGTTTACTGACTTCGGAGCACCAAAGGTTGTCGGCGGACAGTTTTCCGTACTGGCAACAGACGTCTACAAGCAGGTCATCGGTCAGCAAAATATGACGATGGGCGCAACGGTTGGGCTGCTATTGATCATTCCTGCTCTCGTAGCGTTTGTCGTGGACCGGATTGTTGAGCGAAAGCAGCATGCGGCTGTAACAGCCAAGTCCAAACCGTATCGAATCAAGGAAAATCGTTTGCGCGACACGTTTTACTTTATTCTTTGTTTGAGCGTCAGCGGATTTTTGCTGCTTCTCATGGCTGCGGTGGTACTAGCTTCTTTCATTAAAGTATGGCCGTACAATCTGACTTTCGGCTTGGATCATTATGACTTTTCCAACGTAGCTGGAGAAGGGATCGAGCCACTGTGGAACAGCATTCTCGTCGCCTTGCTGACGGCAGTGATCGGGACGGCGGTGACGTTTATTACGGCCTACACCATAGAAAAGTCCCAAGTGTGGAAGGGGCTTCGCCAAGCTGGATACTTCCTGTCGATTCTCCCGCTGGCATTGCCGGGGATGGTCATTGGGCTAGCGTACATTTTCTTCTTCAATAATCCGGCGAATCCATTTCACGGTATGTACGGAACGATCTGGATTTTGATTTTGGCGAACGTTATTCATTTTTTCGCAGTTGGTTTTATTACAGCAACGAGCGCATTGAAAAAGCTCGATCCCGAATTCGAGCAGGCGGCAGAATCCATGGGGATCCCGCAGACAAAGCTATTGTGGCGCGTCACGATTCCCGTCTGTATGCCGGCAATTGTCGAGATGGCGGTGTACTTTTTCATCAACTCGATGGTGACGATCTCGGCGGTTGTTTTTCTGTACGCAGCAGATTTCAAATTGGCATCTGTCTCCATCGTGAACATGGATGACGCAGGGGATGTGGCTCCGGCAGCAGCGATGTCGGTATTGATTGTCTTCCTCAACATCCTCGCACGTGCTGGTGCAGAATGGATCGCATCCAAACTTCGCAAGCGGACAACAGGGTCCTACCAAGAGAAAGGTCAGGTGGCATAA
- a CDS encoding putative 2-aminoethylphosphonate ABC transporter ATP-binding protein has protein sequence MTQFYLSIQGVSKRFGLFAALEHISIEIDKNEFVCLLGPSGCGKTTLLRMLAGLEQPTTGKMILGGREITSLPPAKRNIAMMFQSYALFPNLTAAENIAFGLQEKKLGKKEIAAKVEEALDMVDLSHAAAKYPSQLSGGQQQRIALARAIALSPDILLLDEPLSALDAKVRQKLRREIRRLHEQYGMTTVMVTHDQDEALTMADKIVVMDHGEVVQVGTPEEIYNRPATPFVADFIGAINFFEYSRFENAQSDPNRLLAIRPEHVRLLQQESECTMPATISEIEFRGAFYRIFLEWQEEGQIKKEHLTIDLIAAEAQRLGIARGKKMWLEFPLENLLTFEHAPTIEEQE, from the coding sequence ATGACACAATTCTATCTATCCATTCAAGGGGTCAGTAAACGCTTTGGTTTGTTTGCCGCATTGGAGCACATTTCCATCGAAATTGACAAGAATGAATTTGTTTGTCTGCTCGGTCCCAGTGGCTGCGGTAAAACAACATTACTGAGAATGCTGGCTGGATTGGAACAGCCGACAACAGGCAAGATGATTCTGGGAGGCAGGGAGATTACTTCTCTGCCTCCTGCAAAACGAAACATTGCGATGATGTTCCAGTCGTACGCCTTGTTTCCCAATTTGACGGCTGCCGAAAACATTGCCTTTGGCCTGCAAGAAAAGAAGCTAGGGAAAAAAGAGATCGCAGCCAAAGTAGAAGAGGCGCTAGACATGGTTGATTTGTCTCATGCCGCCGCCAAATATCCCAGCCAGCTCTCAGGCGGTCAACAGCAGCGAATTGCCTTGGCGCGAGCAATTGCACTATCGCCGGATATCTTGCTTTTAGATGAACCACTATCCGCATTGGATGCAAAGGTAAGACAAAAGCTGCGCCGGGAGATTCGGCGTTTGCATGAGCAGTACGGCATGACAACAGTGATGGTCACCCATGACCAGGATGAGGCATTGACCATGGCAGACAAGATCGTCGTCATGGATCACGGAGAGGTCGTTCAGGTAGGTACACCCGAGGAGATCTATAACAGACCAGCGACTCCGTTTGTTGCTGATTTTATCGGAGCGATCAACTTTTTTGAGTACAGTCGCTTTGAAAATGCGCAATCTGATCCGAATCGCTTACTTGCGATCAGACCGGAGCATGTGCGGCTTTTGCAGCAAGAATCCGAATGCACCATGCCTGCGACTATTTCCGAAATAGAATTTCGCGGTGCTTTTTACCGAATCTTTCTGGAGTGGCAAGAGGAAGGTCAGATAAAAAAAGAGCATCTGACAATCGATTTAATAGCGGCCGAGGCACAAAGACTTGGAATTGCCCGAGGCAAAAAGATGTGGCTGGAGTTTCCGCTAGAGAATTTGCTGACATTTGAGCATGCGCCAACCATAGAGGAACAGGAGTGA
- a CDS encoding putative 2-aminoethylphosphonate ABC transporter substrate-binding protein encodes MKKWHYPLLASVLSIAFLAGCGQAPGSQPNTQTSTKESTNASGEITVYTALEDDQIKTYLESFKAKYPDVKVNIVRDSTGIITAKLLAEKDNPQADVVWGTAATSLLVLEQQGMLESYSPKGIEKVSPEFKDSKEPASWVGIDAWETAIAVNTKELEKRNLPIPRSYEDLIKPEYKGLIVMPNPASSGTGLLTVNGIMQLKGEKEGWAYLDKLHENMAIYTHSGSKPAKMAASGEYPIGISFGYRSITEKKKGAPVEVVFPTEGSGWDVEANALMKKSQIKPESKLFLDWAISDEVMKAYNQNFAIVSVKQEGATLPEGYAVDPIKQLIKLDLNQAAQNRDNVLAEWEKRYATKSEPK; translated from the coding sequence ATGAAGAAATGGCATTATCCTTTACTTGCTTCCGTTCTATCAATCGCGTTTTTAGCAGGATGTGGACAAGCACCAGGGTCACAACCAAACACACAAACTTCCACAAAGGAAAGTACAAACGCCTCAGGTGAGATTACAGTGTATACGGCGCTGGAGGATGACCAGATCAAAACGTATTTGGAATCCTTCAAAGCGAAATATCCAGATGTAAAGGTCAATATCGTCCGCGATTCTACAGGGATCATCACAGCAAAGCTGCTGGCGGAAAAAGATAATCCACAAGCAGACGTCGTATGGGGAACAGCAGCGACAAGCCTGCTTGTACTCGAACAGCAAGGCATGCTCGAAAGCTATTCGCCGAAAGGGATCGAGAAGGTATCCCCGGAGTTTAAGGATTCCAAGGAACCTGCAAGCTGGGTAGGAATCGATGCATGGGAGACTGCGATCGCGGTCAATACCAAGGAATTGGAAAAACGCAATTTGCCTATCCCGCGTTCTTACGAAGACCTGATCAAGCCGGAGTACAAAGGGCTGATCGTGATGCCGAATCCAGCATCTTCTGGAACTGGGCTTCTCACCGTCAACGGAATCATGCAATTAAAAGGGGAGAAAGAAGGCTGGGCGTACCTCGACAAGCTGCATGAAAACATGGCGATCTACACGCATTCCGGCTCGAAGCCAGCGAAAATGGCCGCATCGGGAGAGTATCCAATCGGTATTTCCTTTGGCTACCGTTCGATTACGGAGAAGAAAAAAGGCGCACCAGTGGAAGTCGTCTTTCCAACAGAAGGCTCAGGCTGGGACGTAGAGGCGAATGCCTTGATGAAAAAGAGTCAAATCAAGCCAGAATCCAAGCTGTTCTTGGACTGGGCAATCTCGGATGAAGTCATGAAAGCTTATAACCAGAACTTCGCCATCGTCAGTGTCAAGCAAGAAGGCGCGACACTCCCGGAAGGCTACGCAGTAGATCCGATCAAGCAATTAATCAAGCTCGACCTGAATCAAGCCGCACAAAATCGCGACAACGTCTTGGCGGAGTGGGAAAAACGATACGCGACCAAGAGTGAACCCAAGTAA
- a CDS encoding pentapeptide repeat-containing protein produces MNLKAEPLDLQMADISRSKWQEVNAEELDMDNVSLAKTTMNNVNISQMTLNDVNMSGLKVSNANLSGAGIQHANFSHAVIDHVHLFGTEFHNVVLPMEGDGNYNHDGQYKPVSFHSCNLSNGQFRNCDLSNVEITDCDITGLKINGILISDLIKDK; encoded by the coding sequence ATGAACTTGAAGGCGGAACCGTTAGACTTGCAAATGGCGGATATATCAAGGTCTAAATGGCAGGAGGTTAATGCTGAGGAACTTGACATGGATAATGTCAGCTTGGCGAAGACCACAATGAATAACGTAAATATAAGTCAAATGACTTTGAATGATGTGAATATGAGTGGACTCAAAGTCTCCAACGCAAACTTGTCAGGTGCAGGCATTCAGCATGCGAATTTCAGCCACGCTGTTATTGACCACGTCCATTTGTTTGGAACAGAATTTCACAATGTGGTTCTTCCTATGGAGGGAGACGGAAATTATAATCACGATGGGCAATACAAACCCGTAAGTTTTCATAGCTGTAATCTTTCAAATGGGCAATTCAGAAATTGTGATTTATCTAATGTAGAAATAACGGATTGCGACATTACTGGATTGAAAATAAACGGTATCTTGATTTCGGATTTAATCAAGGACAAATAA
- a CDS encoding aspartate/glutamate racemase family protein, translating into MKTIGLIGGMSWESSLVYYRLINETVKERLGGLHSAKSILYSVDFAEIEEMQREGRWEEAGERMALAAKSLEAAGADLIVLCTNTMHKLAYAIEEATSLPFLHIADATAQAITNHGHKRVALLATRFTMEQDFYTGRLRDVHGLEVLLPDEQERTLVHEIIYNELCVGIIREESKRNYQAIIERLVKEGAEAVILGCTEIGLLITAQDCTVPVFDTTAIHAEAAVEAALR; encoded by the coding sequence ATGAAAACAATCGGATTAATTGGCGGCATGAGCTGGGAGTCCTCCTTGGTCTACTACCGTTTGATCAATGAAACCGTGAAGGAGCGACTGGGCGGTTTGCATTCAGCAAAAAGCATCCTGTATTCCGTTGATTTTGCCGAGATCGAAGAAATGCAACGAGAAGGACGATGGGAAGAAGCTGGCGAGCGGATGGCGCTTGCGGCGAAAAGTCTCGAAGCGGCAGGAGCCGACCTGATTGTTCTCTGCACAAATACGATGCACAAGCTGGCGTATGCCATCGAGGAAGCGACCAGCTTGCCTTTTCTTCATATCGCGGATGCGACAGCGCAAGCGATCACGAACCACGGACATAAACGAGTGGCACTGCTTGCGACGCGATTTACGATGGAGCAGGATTTCTATACAGGGCGTCTGCGTGATGTTCATGGATTAGAGGTACTGCTACCGGATGAACAAGAGCGAACGCTCGTCCATGAGATTATTTACAATGAGCTGTGTGTCGGGATCATTCGCGAAGAATCCAAGCGTAATTACCAGGCGATCATTGAGCGATTGGTCAAGGAAGGCGCTGAGGCAGTCATCCTCGGTTGCACGGAAATCGGTCTATTGATCACAGCCCAAGATTGCACGGTCCCGGTCTTTGATACGACTGCGATTCATGCAGAGGCAGCTGTGGAGGCTGCTTTGCGGTAG
- a CDS encoding 23S rRNA (adenine(2503)-C(8))-methyltransferase ClbC → MKLTSKYETIRRILSECKQPEYRYAQIMDAIFKQNIGEYERMTILPKFLRDELNRILGPNVCSIAPVKELTSKQVSKVLFAIPGDEQVEAVRLTYERGWKSYCISTQCGCGFRCKFCATGTIGLKRNLTADEITDQLLYFRLNGHSLDSISFMGMGEALANPHIFEAMTILTDPYLFGLGHRRITISTIGLLPGIDKLTREFPQVNLTFSLHSPFDDQRSELMPINDRFPVRDVLIALDRHIRETGRKVYIAYILLRGVNDSTAHAEAVAELLRGRGAWEHLYHVNLIPFNSTEVTPDSYRQSDPSRIKAFVRILKSRGISVTVRTQFGSDINAACGQLYRSE, encoded by the coding sequence ATGAAACTAACCTCGAAATATGAAACGATTCGGCGAATCTTGTCCGAATGCAAGCAGCCTGAGTATCGGTATGCTCAGATTATGGACGCCATTTTCAAGCAAAACATCGGCGAATACGAACGGATGACCATCCTACCCAAATTTTTGCGCGACGAGTTGAATCGGATACTTGGACCGAACGTTTGCAGTATCGCTCCGGTAAAGGAGCTCACGTCGAAACAGGTTAGCAAGGTGCTGTTTGCGATTCCGGGCGACGAACAGGTCGAGGCCGTACGACTTACTTATGAACGGGGGTGGAAATCGTATTGTATTTCCACACAGTGCGGCTGCGGATTCAGGTGCAAGTTTTGTGCTACCGGTACCATTGGTCTGAAACGAAATCTGACCGCCGACGAAATTACCGACCAATTGCTGTACTTTCGTTTGAACGGCCACTCTTTGGACAGCATCTCATTCATGGGCATGGGAGAGGCGCTCGCCAACCCGCATATTTTTGAGGCCATGACGATATTGACCGACCCGTATCTCTTCGGTTTAGGACATCGACGAATTACGATTTCCACGATCGGCCTGTTGCCGGGGATTGACAAGCTGACTCGGGAGTTCCCCCAGGTCAATCTAACCTTCTCGCTGCATTCACCGTTCGACGATCAGCGAAGCGAGCTGATGCCGATCAACGACCGATTTCCAGTCCGTGACGTACTGATAGCATTGGATCGTCACATCAGGGAAACAGGGAGAAAGGTATATATTGCGTATATTCTTCTTCGTGGAGTAAACGACTCGACAGCGCATGCGGAAGCAGTTGCCGAGTTGCTAAGGGGAAGGGGAGCTTGGGAACATCTCTACCACGTTAACCTGATTCCATTCAATTCGACCGAAGTTACGCCAGACAGCTATCGGCAATCCGATCCTTCGCGGATTAAAGCGTTTGTTCGGATCTTGAAGTCAAGGGGGATAAGCGTCACGGTCCGAACTCAATTCGGATCGGACATAAACGCGGCATGCGGCCAGTTATACCGCTCTGAATAA